In Paenibacillus hexagrammi, the following are encoded in one genomic region:
- a CDS encoding RsfA family transcriptional regulator yields the protein MSAIRQDAWSDEDDLILAEVTLRHIREGSTQLSAFEEVGERIGRTAAACGFRWNSFVRKKYEAAIQIAKAQRQKRTQLKKHAAVSSISSPTIAMLDPHDLPTVSSKAEITEETLSIDAVIRFLRQWKSTYQDMNRHIKNLEKELQDKEEEMERLSRENDKLNKQVNEVATDYRVVNDDYKALIQIMDRARKMAFLVEEEEEDKPRFKMDANGNLERVE from the coding sequence ATGTCAGCAATCAGACAAGATGCTTGGAGCGATGAAGACGATTTGATTTTGGCGGAGGTAACACTTCGTCACATTCGGGAAGGAAGTACGCAGCTATCCGCATTCGAGGAAGTGGGCGAGCGGATCGGCCGGACAGCGGCTGCGTGCGGATTCAGATGGAATAGCTTCGTCCGAAAGAAATATGAAGCAGCCATTCAAATAGCGAAGGCACAAAGACAAAAACGTACACAGCTTAAAAAACATGCAGCAGTAAGCAGTATTTCAAGTCCTACGATTGCCATGCTGGATCCACATGACTTGCCGACTGTCTCCAGTAAAGCGGAAATCACGGAAGAAACACTTTCGATCGACGCTGTAATTCGCTTTCTTAGACAATGGAAAAGTACGTATCAGGATATGAATCGCCATATTAAAAATTTAGAAAAAGAGCTTCAGGATAAAGAGGAAGAAATGGAGCGTCTAAGCAGAGAAAATGATAAACTGAACAAGCAAGTGAATGAAGTGGCAACGGATTACCGCGTTGTCAATGACGATTACAAAGCTCTCATTCAAATCATGGATCGTGCTCGTAAGATGGCGTTCCTCGTAGAAGAGGAAGAAGAAGATAAGCCGCGGTTCAAGATGGACGCGAATGGAAACTTGGAAAGAGTCGAGTAA
- a CDS encoding ketopantoate reductase family protein, with protein sequence MKIRVIGAGALGMLFAAGLAEFCEEIVVMTRTDEQADALRKQGIRLDGHYLKGKRNLTFVSFENEVEQDAPIKDCDYVLMMVKQYALDDDLLQYLGKQLPPDAVVVCFQNGIGHREKLEHVVGADRVLLAVTTEAGKKRA encoded by the coding sequence ATGAAGATAAGAGTGATTGGAGCCGGTGCGCTTGGCATGTTGTTTGCAGCGGGCCTAGCTGAGTTCTGTGAGGAAATCGTTGTAATGACTCGTACAGATGAGCAAGCGGATGCTCTTCGTAAGCAAGGTATTCGGCTCGACGGTCACTACCTAAAGGGAAAACGGAACCTTACATTTGTTTCATTTGAAAATGAGGTGGAGCAAGATGCCCCTATCAAGGATTGCGATTACGTATTGATGATGGTAAAACAATATGCGCTTGATGACGACCTACTACAGTATCTAGGCAAACAATTGCCTCCTGATGCCGTTGTTGTATGCTTTCAGAACGGGATCGGTCATAGAGAAAAATTGGAGCATGTCGTTGGAGCGGATAGAGTGCTCTTGGCCGTTACTACAGAGGCAGGAAAAAAGAGGGCTTGA
- a CDS encoding ketopantoate reductase family protein: protein MLHTGRGLTRIGNARPENGQNLLVRQKVLVNLFNQAGFQTILSKDILTQVWNKFIMNCVINPLTAVMKVRNGDLLDSEWSISLMRELYIEGAAVAKANGTPIDEQLWETLLQVCRSTSLNHSSMLQDIMNSKRTEIDSLNGSLLRIAEQWQISIPTHRTIHRLVKALE, encoded by the coding sequence GTGCTTCACACCGGACGCGGCTTGACTCGTATAGGTAACGCACGGCCGGAAAACGGACAAAATCTGCTTGTCAGGCAAAAAGTGCTGGTAAACCTGTTTAACCAAGCAGGATTTCAGACAATTTTGTCGAAAGACATCCTAACACAGGTGTGGAATAAGTTCATCATGAACTGTGTCATTAATCCGCTCACAGCTGTAATGAAGGTTCGGAATGGGGATTTGCTGGACTCCGAGTGGTCCATTTCACTTATGCGAGAACTATATATCGAGGGAGCTGCTGTTGCCAAGGCAAACGGGACGCCGATCGATGAACAGCTGTGGGAGACGCTGCTGCAAGTATGCAGATCAACTTCTTTAAATCATTCTTCTATGCTACAAGATATAATGAACTCCAAGAGAACGGAGATTGACAGCTTGAACGGCAGTTTGCTTCGAATTGCAGAGCAGTGGCAGATCAGTATTCCTACCCATCGGACCATTCACAGGCTTGTAAAAGCTCTTGAATAA
- a CDS encoding DUF3397 domain-containing protein, translating to MSTLTDVLSKIYALFAIAPFLTFVVIWFVVYFIMKDKKKTTRLTMDITTCFLIGSVAFMWNQLFQTSFGFWLIMLVLLIAFGTIGGYQTRLKGKTDLLKVSRVVWRFGFLGLSMLYILLFLLNIGKNYIYVT from the coding sequence ATGAGTACTCTGACTGACGTGTTGTCGAAAATATACGCGTTATTCGCGATTGCACCGTTTTTGACGTTTGTTGTCATCTGGTTTGTCGTGTATTTTATTATGAAGGATAAGAAAAAAACAACAAGACTGACGATGGATATTACGACTTGTTTCCTTATCGGTTCCGTAGCCTTCATGTGGAATCAACTCTTTCAGACTTCCTTTGGTTTTTGGCTCATTATGCTCGTGCTGCTGATTGCATTCGGAACAATTGGAGGCTATCAAACCCGCTTAAAAGGGAAAACGGATCTGCTTAAGGTTAGTAGAGTGGTTTGGAGATTTGGATTTTTAGGGCTATCCATGCTGTACATACTGTTGTTTCTTCTGAATATAGGGAAGAACTATATATATGTAACTTAA
- a CDS encoding late competence development ComFB family protein, translated as MVHNLIEDLVQQCLKELQQTQAQLKECDDRLLDDIMAITLNRIPPKYVASNQGEMFVKTQLRQMVPDVYRELSYAIDKVLSGDRKSDF; from the coding sequence ATGGTTCATAATTTAATCGAGGATCTGGTTCAGCAATGCTTGAAGGAACTTCAACAGACGCAAGCTCAATTGAAGGAATGTGATGATAGACTGCTTGATGATATTATGGCTATCACGCTTAACAGGATTCCGCCCAAGTATGTGGCTTCGAATCAAGGCGAAATGTTCGTGAAAACACAATTGCGCCAAATGGTACCGGATGTATACAGAGAACTGTCCTATGCCATTGATAAGGTGCTGAGCGGGGATCGCAAAAGTGATTTTTAA
- a CDS encoding ABC transporter substrate-binding protein, which produces MKAKKWVTTAVALSLVGSVAIGCTKKEEAPAASPGSEAAGTPAASQELKLSVVADPPVLDSSKGTAEAAFTIINAFNEGLYRTDKDGKPVPGLAKDFPKISADGLTYTFDLRDNAVWSDGQPVKAQDFVYSFKRTLNPTTAAQYSFMVAWIKGRRRSHESQDGCRD; this is translated from the coding sequence ATGAAAGCGAAAAAGTGGGTTACCACAGCGGTTGCACTTAGTTTGGTAGGTAGCGTTGCTATCGGTTGTACAAAAAAAGAAGAAGCTCCGGCTGCATCCCCAGGAAGCGAAGCTGCAGGCACACCGGCTGCTAGTCAAGAATTGAAGCTGTCCGTCGTTGCAGATCCACCTGTACTAGATAGCTCCAAAGGTACAGCGGAAGCAGCGTTTACAATCATCAATGCCTTCAACGAAGGTTTGTATCGTACAGATAAAGACGGCAAGCCGGTTCCGGGTCTTGCGAAGGATTTCCCTAAAATTTCTGCTGACGGTCTGACTTACACGTTTGACCTTCGCGATAATGCTGTATGGTCGGATGGACAACCGGTTAAAGCTCAAGATTTCGTTTACTCCTTCAAAAGAACGCTGAATCCAACAACAGCAGCTCAATACAGCTTCATGGTTGCTTGGATTAAAGGGCGGCGAAGAAGTCACGAAAGCCAAGACGGATGCAGAGATTAA
- a CDS encoding peptide ABC transporter substrate-binding protein, translating into MLGLKGGEEVTKAKTDAEIKAALDNLGVKAISDKQLEITLSKPIAFFTQLLSFPVFFPQREDFVTSQGDKYGAEATNVIGAGPFKLTKWDHDQTLVLEKNDKYWDAANVKITKATINVVKDTNTGLNLYESKAVDFAKINGEQSQLYKGKPDLILKKELTNSYLQFQEKKVPALANKKIRMALGMAIDRQAFVDTVLMDGSIASNGLIPEGTSDGAGGEFRKTAGETQYKFDPEQAKKLLAEGLQEVGLTELPKLKLLSDDTDVAKKSDEFILAQWKQNLGYEAEANPVPHKLRIENSSKHDFDIVLSLWGADYNDPMTFLDMWVTGGEFDEGDYSNAEYDKNVKAAQTETDPAKRAQFMVAAEKILMEDPGVAPIYFRARPYVKRDSIQGMFLPAYGTEFELKWASVK; encoded by the coding sequence TTGCTTGGATTAAAGGGCGGCGAAGAAGTCACGAAAGCCAAGACGGATGCAGAGATTAAAGCTGCACTGGATAATCTAGGCGTAAAAGCTATTAGTGATAAGCAGCTTGAGATTACGCTGTCCAAGCCTATCGCATTCTTTACACAGCTTCTATCCTTCCCGGTATTCTTCCCGCAAAGAGAAGACTTCGTAACTTCCCAAGGCGACAAGTACGGTGCGGAAGCAACGAACGTAATCGGCGCTGGACCTTTCAAATTGACTAAGTGGGATCATGACCAGACTCTGGTGCTTGAGAAGAACGACAAGTACTGGGATGCTGCTAATGTAAAGATCACTAAAGCAACGATTAATGTTGTGAAAGATACAAACACAGGCTTGAACCTATATGAGTCGAAGGCAGTCGATTTTGCGAAAATCAACGGTGAGCAATCTCAATTGTATAAAGGAAAACCTGATCTTATTTTGAAGAAAGAGCTTACGAACTCTTACTTGCAGTTCCAAGAAAAGAAAGTTCCGGCTCTTGCTAACAAGAAGATCCGTATGGCTCTAGGAATGGCGATCGATCGTCAAGCATTCGTTGATACTGTTCTGATGGATGGTTCTATTGCTTCGAACGGTTTGATTCCTGAAGGTACTTCCGATGGAGCAGGCGGCGAATTCCGTAAAACAGCTGGCGAAACTCAATATAAATTTGATCCGGAACAAGCAAAAAAATTGCTTGCAGAAGGATTGCAAGAAGTTGGTCTGACAGAACTGCCTAAATTGAAGCTTCTTTCCGATGATACGGATGTTGCGAAAAAATCCGATGAGTTCATTCTTGCTCAATGGAAGCAAAATCTTGGCTACGAAGCAGAAGCTAACCCTGTTCCGCATAAATTACGTATCGAAAACTCTTCGAAGCATGACTTCGACATCGTTCTTTCCCTATGGGGAGCGGATTACAACGATCCGATGACATTCTTGGATATGTGGGTAACTGGCGGAGAGTTTGACGAAGGCGACTATAGCAATGCTGAATACGATAAAAACGTAAAAGCGGCTCAAACGGAAACTGATCCAGCTAAGCGCGCTCAATTCATGGTTGCTGCTGAGAAAATACTGATGGAAGATCCGGGTGTTGCTCCGATCTACTTCCGTGCTCGTCCATACGTGAAGAGAGATAGCATTCAAGGAATGTTCTTGCCGGCATACGGTACAGAGTTTGAGTTGAAATGGGCAAGTGTGAAATAA
- a CDS encoding ABC transporter permease, with product MFKFILRRLLYALITLWLIASFTFVLMKNLPGDPLGEGSEKIPKATREMLLKQYGLDKPMWEQYVTFLKNLLHGDLGFSFQFPAQTVTDIIKQAFPASLELGVYSIVIAIVVGLTLGVIAALKHNKLGDYTAMFIAILGVSIPSFVLGPLLSYYVGVKLGWLPAALWDGPLNRIMPSVALAFGTIAILARLMRTSMLDVLNQDYIKTAKAKGLSSLAVIGKHTIRNAILPVVTILGPIFVNVITGTLVVEQVFAVPGLGKHFVTSVYSNDYTMISGLTIFYSAILIIVILITDILYGFIDPRIRIGKGGK from the coding sequence ATGTTTAAGTTTATTCTTCGCCGTCTCTTGTACGCACTTATTACGTTATGGCTGATTGCTAGCTTTACGTTCGTACTTATGAAAAACTTGCCGGGGGATCCGTTAGGCGAAGGCTCTGAAAAAATCCCGAAAGCAACAAGGGAGATGCTGCTCAAGCAATATGGCTTAGATAAACCGATGTGGGAGCAGTATGTGACATTTTTAAAAAATCTGCTTCATGGTGATCTTGGATTTTCTTTCCAATTCCCAGCTCAGACGGTTACGGATATTATTAAGCAAGCATTCCCAGCGTCGTTGGAACTTGGTGTTTACTCCATTGTTATTGCCATTGTTGTAGGTCTAACTCTGGGTGTCATCGCAGCGTTGAAGCATAACAAGCTTGGGGATTATACAGCCATGTTTATCGCTATTTTAGGCGTATCCATTCCATCTTTCGTACTTGGACCGCTGCTCTCTTATTATGTAGGGGTTAAATTGGGATGGCTTCCAGCTGCTCTATGGGATGGACCTTTAAACCGGATCATGCCTTCGGTAGCACTCGCATTTGGTACGATTGCTATTTTGGCTAGATTGATGCGTACTTCCATGCTTGATGTATTAAATCAAGATTATATTAAGACAGCTAAAGCCAAAGGTTTGTCCAGTCTTGCGGTGATCGGCAAGCATACGATTAGAAATGCGATTTTGCCGGTTGTAACCATCTTGGGACCAATTTTTGTAAACGTAATCACAGGTACGCTTGTTGTTGAGCAAGTGTTTGCAGTTCCTGGTCTTGGAAAGCATTTTGTAACTTCCGTTTATTCAAATGACTATACCATGATTTCTGGTTTGACCATTTTTTATTCGGCAATTCTGATTATCGTAATTTTGATTACCGATATTCTTTATGGTTTCATTGACCCTCGCATTCGTATTGGGAAAGGTGGGAAATAA
- a CDS encoding ABC transporter permease — protein MEGRFAPVSLTELKSEAIVRPSLNYWQDAWRRLKKNRLAMAGLIILVLLVVISILAPFLSHYDYQTQVLKDKSLKPSAAHWMGTDAFGRDIWTRVWWGTRISLFIGIAAALIDLVVGVLYGGISAYYGGKIDDAMQRIIEIVWSIPFLLIAILMIMVIGPGIPTIILAYSITGWVPMARLVRGQMLIMKEQEFVMASRTLGASPWRIILRHLIPNALGIIIIQITFVVPNAIFVEAFLSFIGLGIRPPMASLGNLLQDGANSMRLYPYRLIYPGIIFSLVLMSFNLLGDGLRDALDPKMRK, from the coding sequence ATCGAAGGCAGATTTGCTCCTGTTTCACTTACTGAGTTGAAAAGCGAGGCCATCGTCCGGCCGTCATTGAATTACTGGCAGGATGCATGGAGACGACTTAAGAAAAACAGACTGGCAATGGCTGGCTTAATTATACTAGTTTTACTTGTAGTGATTTCAATTCTTGCACCGTTTCTGTCGCATTATGATTACCAAACTCAGGTATTGAAGGATAAGAGCTTGAAGCCGTCCGCCGCTCACTGGATGGGAACAGATGCGTTTGGACGCGACATTTGGACGCGGGTCTGGTGGGGTACTCGAATCTCATTATTTATCGGGATAGCAGCTGCGCTCATTGACTTGGTAGTTGGTGTGCTGTACGGCGGCATTTCTGCCTATTACGGCGGTAAAATTGATGACGCTATGCAGCGAATCATTGAGATCGTTTGGTCGATTCCATTCCTTTTGATCGCGATTTTGATGATCATGGTCATTGGACCCGGTATACCTACCATCATTCTAGCTTATTCCATAACAGGCTGGGTTCCGATGGCGAGACTTGTCCGCGGGCAAATGCTGATTATGAAAGAGCAAGAGTTCGTCATGGCTTCCCGTACTTTGGGTGCAAGTCCATGGAGAATCATTCTTCGCCATCTCATTCCGAATGCGCTAGGAATCATTATCATTCAAATTACATTCGTTGTACCGAATGCAATTTTTGTTGAGGCTTTTCTGAGCTTCATTGGATTGGGTATTCGCCCGCCAATGGCTTCATTGGGTAACTTGCTGCAGGATGGGGCCAATTCTATGAGACTGTACCCATACCGACTTATTTATCCTGGTATTATATTCAGTTTGGTTTTGATGAGTTTTAACTTGCTTGGCGATGGCTTGCGCGATGCGCTTGATCCAAAGATGCGCAAGTAA
- a CDS encoding ABC transporter ATP-binding protein: MNKGDRLLDVKDLKVSFRTYAGEVQAVRGVTFHLNKGEVLAIVGESGCGKSVTAQTLMRLIPTPPSYIKSGSILFEGKTDIVKLSNRQMEKIRGSEMGMIFQDPMTSLNPTMKIGEQITEGLIKHRGLKKKAAVQKAIELLKLVGINSPEGRIHQYPHELSGGMRQRVMIAIALACSPKLLIADEPTTALDVTIQAQIIDLMKSISEKTESSIIVITHDLGVVADMAQRVVVMYAGKIVEQGTVDEIFYDPQHPYTWGLLRSVPRLDTNSDEELIPIPGTPPDLFAPPKGCAFAARCPYAMKACLEEDPEHTPLSETHSAACWLLHPDAPKVERPVQIGGHQHV; encoded by the coding sequence ATGAACAAGGGCGATAGATTGCTTGATGTTAAAGATCTTAAGGTTTCCTTCCGTACTTATGCGGGTGAAGTGCAAGCCGTACGCGGCGTAACCTTTCATTTAAATAAAGGCGAGGTCTTGGCGATCGTTGGTGAATCCGGCTGCGGGAAATCCGTAACCGCTCAAACCTTGATGCGTTTAATTCCTACTCCGCCTAGTTATATAAAGAGTGGTTCTATCCTATTCGAAGGTAAAACGGATATTGTTAAACTGTCTAACCGACAGATGGAGAAGATTCGTGGTTCCGAGATGGGGATGATTTTCCAGGATCCGATGACATCGTTGAATCCGACGATGAAGATTGGCGAACAAATTACAGAAGGATTGATCAAGCATCGCGGCTTGAAAAAGAAGGCGGCCGTACAGAAAGCGATTGAGCTGTTAAAGTTGGTAGGAATCAATAGTCCGGAAGGGCGGATACATCAGTATCCGCATGAGCTGTCCGGCGGTATGCGTCAGCGTGTCATGATCGCGATCGCTTTGGCTTGCTCGCCGAAGCTGCTGATTGCAGATGAACCGACTACGGCACTCGATGTGACGATTCAAGCGCAAATCATCGACTTGATGAAGTCCATTTCCGAAAAAACGGAATCTTCTATTATTGTTATCACGCATGATCTTGGTGTTGTCGCAGATATGGCGCAGCGAGTCGTGGTTATGTATGCCGGTAAAATTGTCGAACAGGGAACTGTAGATGAAATTTTCTACGACCCTCAGCATCCGTATACGTGGGGACTTCTTCGCTCTGTTCCTCGTCTGGATACAAATAGTGACGAAGAGTTGATCCCTATTCCAGGGACTCCTCCGGATTTGTTCGCTCCTCCTAAGGGGTGTGCATTTGCGGCAAGATGTCCATACGCCATGAAGGCTTGCTTGGAAGAGGATCCTGAGCACACTCCGCTTTCGGAGACGCACAGCGCGGCTTGCTGGCTTCTGCATCCAGATGCACCAAAGGTTGAGCGTCCTGTTCAGATAGGAGGTCACCAGCATGTCTAA
- the bshC gene encoding bacillithiol biosynthesis cysteine-adding enzyme BshC, producing MQMEAFHWKKNQALAEDYIQDSGTANHLFHFHYKRTEDWLTRAAWVTEQSSALRADRHQLAAVLTSYNERIGNTQQALQKIQDLSKSESLVVVGGQQAGLFGGPLLVLYKAITIIQLAREWSGKLSRPIVPVFWIAGEDHDFDEVNHIYSLTSAQTVEKIKVEHPTGQRTSISRLPLKEHVWIAALQALEDSLIDTEFKAELLAKLKNAALPSSTLSDAFARWMAWLFGEYGLVLLDADDPPLRGVESAMFEQLIARNEALSDALMQGRKRVRECGYEPQADITENGANLFVFEKGGRLLLQREDGLFTDKKKSVSYSREQLLDISVTHPQRLSNNVMTRPLMQEYLFPVLATVLGPGEIAYWGLTASAFEMFGMKLPIVAPRLEFTLIEGTVHKHMVRYDLSFDDVLNRFEEKKQSWLSKQDTMRLGERFEVVKEEFKASYGPLVDSLAAINAGVKLLGESNLAKILNQIEYLEQKAADGHKAQFESTLRHLDRIQLTIRPLAKPQERVYNGCAYMNRYGNGWLKQLVETPIPVDGQHRIYYL from the coding sequence ATGCAGATGGAAGCTTTTCATTGGAAAAAAAATCAGGCGCTTGCCGAGGACTATATACAAGATTCAGGCACGGCGAATCATTTATTTCATTTTCATTATAAACGGACTGAGGATTGGTTGACCCGTGCTGCTTGGGTTACGGAACAATCCTCAGCTCTTCGTGCGGACCGGCATCAATTAGCAGCCGTGCTAACCTCTTATAACGAGAGAATCGGGAATACGCAGCAAGCGCTGCAAAAGATACAGGATTTATCGAAGTCTGAATCATTGGTTGTTGTAGGCGGTCAGCAAGCAGGTCTATTTGGAGGACCGCTGCTTGTGCTGTATAAAGCAATTACGATTATTCAATTGGCTCGCGAATGGAGCGGTAAACTGAGCCGTCCGATAGTTCCTGTCTTTTGGATCGCCGGAGAAGATCATGACTTTGATGAGGTAAATCATATCTATTCACTCACAAGCGCCCAGACCGTCGAGAAAATCAAGGTAGAACATCCGACAGGCCAACGAACCTCTATTAGTAGATTGCCTTTGAAGGAGCATGTATGGATAGCTGCGCTGCAGGCTTTAGAGGATTCGCTGATAGATACCGAATTCAAAGCGGAGCTGCTGGCTAAGTTGAAGAACGCGGCACTACCTTCCTCCACATTGTCCGATGCTTTCGCCAGATGGATGGCGTGGTTATTTGGCGAATACGGGCTTGTTCTGCTTGATGCAGATGACCCACCTCTGAGAGGTGTCGAATCAGCCATGTTCGAGCAGTTGATCGCTCGCAATGAAGCTTTAAGCGATGCACTCATGCAAGGACGGAAGCGGGTACGTGAATGCGGATATGAGCCGCAAGCAGATATTACAGAGAATGGCGCGAATCTATTTGTTTTTGAAAAAGGGGGCCGGCTGCTTCTGCAGCGGGAGGATGGACTTTTTACGGATAAAAAGAAATCAGTCTCCTATTCTCGCGAGCAGCTGCTTGATATATCGGTTACGCATCCGCAGCGGCTTAGCAATAACGTGATGACCCGGCCGCTCATGCAGGAATATCTGTTTCCTGTGCTGGCAACGGTGCTGGGTCCCGGGGAAATAGCGTATTGGGGGCTGACAGCAAGTGCCTTTGAAATGTTTGGGATGAAGCTTCCGATTGTGGCGCCGCGGTTGGAGTTTACTTTGATCGAAGGAACCGTACATAAACATATGGTCAGATACGATCTGAGCTTTGACGACGTGCTGAACCGGTTTGAAGAGAAGAAGCAGTCTTGGCTGAGCAAGCAGGATACGATGCGTCTTGGGGAAAGATTTGAAGTGGTGAAGGAAGAGTTCAAAGCGAGCTACGGACCCTTGGTAGACTCTTTGGCTGCTATTAATGCTGGTGTGAAACTGCTCGGAGAATCGAATCTGGCCAAAATTCTGAATCAGATCGAATATCTCGAACAAAAAGCTGCAGACGGCCACAAGGCGCAATTCGAATCTACACTGCGTCACCTTGACCGCATTCAGCTTACGATCAGGCCGTTAGCCAAGCCGCAGGAAAGAGTGTATAATGGTTGTGCCTATATGAATCGATACGGGAATGGTTGGTTGAAGCAATTAGTCGAAACTCCCATACCGGTAGATGGACAACATCGCATTTATTATTTGTAA
- a CDS encoding adenosylhomocysteinase: MNSVEKSIVTDIKLAPEGHLKIDWVKAHMPVLNRIREQFEKEQPFKGLKVTISLHLEAKTAYLAKVVQAGGAEVTITGSNPLSTQDDVCAALAEDGITVFAKYNPSPEEYKSLLIKSLESKPDLIIDDGGDLVTILHSERKDLLENVRGGAEETTTGILRLKAMEKEGELQFPMLAVNDAFCKYLFDNRYGTGQSVWDGINRTTNLVVAGKTVVVVGYGWCGKGVAMRAKGLGANVIVTEIDAIKAVEAYMDGFAVMPMVEAAKQGDFFVTVTGNRDVIRGEHYKVMKDGAILSNAGHFDVEVNKPELEAQSVSKRTVRRNIEEYELTDGRKIYVLAEGRLVNLAAGDGHPAEIMDMTFALQAMSLKYVNEQYNNIGSKVVNVPYELDEQVARYKLESLGTSIDSLTEEQKSYLDSWAEH; encoded by the coding sequence ATGAATTCAGTAGAGAAGAGCATTGTAACTGATATCAAGCTCGCTCCGGAAGGTCACTTGAAGATCGACTGGGTGAAGGCTCATATGCCGGTTTTAAACCGTATTCGTGAGCAATTTGAGAAGGAGCAGCCGTTCAAAGGCTTGAAAGTGACGATCTCCTTGCACTTGGAAGCGAAAACAGCTTACCTGGCCAAAGTCGTTCAAGCGGGCGGCGCCGAGGTGACAATTACAGGCAGTAATCCTCTATCTACTCAGGATGATGTCTGTGCAGCATTGGCAGAAGACGGAATCACCGTATTTGCCAAGTACAATCCAAGTCCAGAAGAATACAAATCACTTTTGATCAAATCGTTAGAGTCCAAGCCGGACCTTATTATCGACGACGGTGGAGATCTAGTGACGATTCTGCACTCCGAGCGTAAGGACCTTCTTGAGAATGTAAGAGGCGGAGCGGAAGAGACAACAACCGGCATTCTGCGTTTGAAAGCTATGGAAAAAGAAGGCGAGCTGCAATTCCCGATGCTTGCGGTGAACGACGCTTTTTGTAAATATTTGTTCGATAACCGTTATGGAACGGGTCAATCCGTTTGGGACGGCATCAACAGAACGACAAACCTAGTTGTAGCAGGAAAAACCGTTGTAGTTGTCGGTTACGGATGGTGCGGCAAAGGTGTTGCTATGCGTGCTAAAGGACTTGGTGCCAATGTCATTGTTACGGAAATAGATGCAATCAAAGCGGTTGAGGCTTACATGGACGGCTTTGCCGTTATGCCGATGGTCGAAGCTGCCAAGCAAGGCGATTTCTTCGTAACGGTTACTGGAAACCGTGATGTGATCCGCGGTGAACACTACAAAGTCATGAAAGACGGGGCTATCTTATCCAACGCAGGGCACTTTGATGTGGAAGTGAACAAACCGGAGCTGGAAGCGCAATCCGTCTCTAAGCGTACGGTACGCCGTAACATTGAAGAGTATGAATTGACAGATGGTCGTAAAATTTATGTCTTGGCGGAAGGACGCTTGGTTAACCTTGCAGCTGGTGATGGCCACCCTGCAGAAATCATGGATATGACCTTCGCGCTGCAAGCGATGTCTTTGAAATATGTGAACGAACAGTATAACAATATCGGCAGCAAAGTTGTTAACGTGCCTTACGAACTGGATGAACAGGTTGCAAGATATAAGCTTGAATCCTTGGGCACAAGCATTGATTCTTTGACGGAAGAACAAAAATCGTACTTGGATAGCTGGGCGGAGCATTAA